One segment of Pseudomonas asgharzadehiana DNA contains the following:
- the lysS gene encoding lysine--tRNA ligase, which yields MSDQQLDPQALQQEENSLIALRKEKLAAERAKGNAFPNDFRRDNYCDALQKQYADKTKEELAEAAIPVKVAGRIMLNRGSFMVIQDMTGRIQVYVNRKTLPEETLASVKTWDMGDIIAAEGTLARSGKGDLYVEMTSVRLLTKSLRPLPDKHHGLTDTEQRYRQRYVDLIVNEDVRQTFRVRSQVIAHIRSFLMQRDFLEVETPMLQTIPGGAAAKPFETHHNALDMEMFLRIAPELYLKRLVVGGFEKVFEINRNFRNEGVSTRHNPEFTMLEFYQAYADYEDNMDLTEELFRELAQLVLGSTDVPYGDKVFHFGEPFVRLSVFDSILKYNPELTADDLNDIDKARAIAKKAGAKVLGFEGLGKLQVMIFEELVEHKLEQPHFITQYPFEVSPLARRNDDNPNVTDRFELFIGGREIANAYSELNDAEDQAERFMAQVADKDAGDDEAMHYDADFVRALEYGMPPTAGEGIGIDRLVMLLTNSPSIRDVILFPHMRPQA from the coding sequence ATGAGCGACCAACAACTCGACCCGCAAGCCCTGCAACAGGAAGAAAACTCCCTGATCGCCCTGCGCAAGGAAAAGCTTGCTGCCGAGCGCGCCAAGGGTAACGCCTTCCCCAACGACTTCCGCCGCGACAACTACTGCGATGCCTTGCAGAAGCAGTATGCGGACAAGACCAAGGAAGAGCTGGCAGAGGCTGCGATCCCGGTCAAGGTGGCGGGTCGCATCATGCTCAACCGTGGCTCGTTCATGGTGATCCAGGACATGACCGGGCGTATCCAGGTCTACGTCAACCGCAAAACCTTGCCTGAAGAAACCCTGGCCTCGGTGAAAACCTGGGACATGGGCGACATCATCGCAGCCGAAGGCACCCTGGCCCGTTCGGGCAAGGGCGACCTGTATGTCGAAATGACCAGCGTGCGCCTGCTGACCAAGTCCCTGCGCCCCCTGCCGGACAAGCACCACGGCCTGACCGACACCGAGCAGCGCTACCGCCAGCGCTACGTTGACCTGATCGTCAACGAAGACGTGCGCCAGACCTTCCGCGTGCGTTCGCAAGTCATCGCCCACATCCGCAGCTTCCTGATGCAGCGCGACTTCCTGGAAGTGGAAACCCCGATGCTGCAAACCATCCCCGGTGGTGCCGCGGCCAAACCGTTCGAAACCCACCACAATGCCCTGGACATGGAAATGTTCCTGCGCATCGCGCCTGAGTTGTACCTCAAGCGTCTGGTGGTGGGCGGCTTCGAAAAGGTCTTCGAGATCAACCGCAACTTCCGTAACGAAGGCGTCTCGACCCGTCACAACCCTGAATTCACCATGTTGGAGTTCTACCAGGCCTACGCCGACTACGAAGACAACATGGACCTCACCGAAGAACTGTTCCGCGAGCTGGCGCAGTTGGTCCTGGGCAGCACCGACGTGCCGTACGGCGACAAGGTGTTCCACTTCGGCGAACCGTTCGTGCGCCTGTCGGTATTCGACTCGATCCTCAAGTACAACCCTGAGCTGACCGCTGACGACCTCAACGACATCGACAAGGCTCGTGCCATTGCCAAGAAAGCCGGCGCCAAGGTGCTGGGCTTCGAAGGTCTGGGCAAGCTGCAAGTGATGATTTTCGAAGAGTTGGTGGAGCACAAGCTGGAACAGCCGCACTTCATTACCCAGTACCCGTTCGAAGTGTCGCCGCTGGCGCGTCGCAACGACGACAACCCGAACGTCACCGACCGTTTCGAGCTGTTCATCGGTGGCCGCGAAATCGCCAACGCCTACTCCGAGCTTAACGACGCCGAAGATCAGGCCGAGCGCTTCATGGCGCAGGTGGCCGACAAGGACGCCGGCGACGACGAGGCGATGCACTACGACGCTGACTTCGTACGTGCCCTGGAATACGGCATGCCGCCAACGGCCGGCGAAGGCATCGGCATCGACCGTCTGGTGATGTTGTTGACCAACTCGCCATCGATCCGCGATGTGATCTTGTTCCCGCATATGCGGCCACAAGCGTAA
- a CDS encoding TetR/AcrR family transcriptional regulator, which produces MNRVTAQEGAAGIAAAVAESVQYQGRKASRRGSEQRRQDILDAAMRIVVRDGVRAVRHRAVAAEAGVPLSATTYYFKDIDDLLTDTFAQYVERSAAYMGKLWVRNEGLLREMVAYGDGSAASRSQLADDIARLTADYVLRQLTNRRDYLMAELAFRQEALLNPRLAELVRSHQQILLQGTGQFFQVLGSREPQQDAKVLTAIISRMEYQGLLGGAEPLTGEEMLEILKRYMHLVLASV; this is translated from the coding sequence GTGAACCGCGTAACCGCACAAGAAGGCGCCGCCGGCATCGCTGCTGCCGTGGCTGAAAGCGTCCAGTACCAGGGCCGCAAGGCCAGCCGTCGAGGCAGCGAACAGCGCCGACAAGACATTCTCGACGCGGCCATGCGCATCGTGGTGCGCGATGGCGTGCGTGCCGTGCGCCATCGGGCGGTGGCGGCGGAGGCGGGGGTGCCGTTGTCGGCCACCACCTATTACTTCAAGGACATCGACGACCTGCTCACCGATACCTTCGCCCAGTACGTGGAGCGCAGCGCCGCGTACATGGGCAAGCTGTGGGTACGCAACGAAGGCTTGCTGCGCGAGATGGTCGCCTATGGCGATGGCAGCGCAGCGTCGCGCTCGCAGTTGGCCGATGACATTGCGCGGTTGACCGCCGACTACGTGCTGCGCCAACTGACCAACCGTCGCGACTACCTGATGGCCGAGCTGGCCTTCCGCCAGGAAGCGCTGCTGAACCCCCGCCTGGCTGAACTGGTGCGCTCTCACCAGCAGATCCTGTTGCAGGGCACCGGGCAGTTTTTTCAGGTATTGGGCTCCCGCGAGCCGCAACAGGACGCCAAGGTGTTGACGGCGATTATCAGTCGGATGGAATATCAGGGCCTGCTGGGCGGCGCAGAGCCTCTGACCGGTGAAGAGATGCTTGAGATTCTCAAGCGCTACATGCATTTGGTGTTGGCCTCGGTCTAG
- a CDS encoding flavohemoglobin expression-modulating QEGLA motif protein codes for MDDYQQTIRSLSDRIVLAQTPIRVLDAVKWDDNIRQGFLKAKGKAMPAVDRDYYLNRPLSFDSSAVKLEFQNIERDITRRLGQFSPVGQIMRRMCREYRMVVRMLEARGTEDFGLISQELYGAASDAFHAGDPTLADLGLMLSDYLNNIDGRGDLKDEAKTLTAKDAVALLQTRLNKVFGEAEETIRVFESDGIVADAAAGADYIKIRADAMFNSRDVRALEVHEGLVHVGTTLNGQNQPICTFLSKGPPSSTVTQEGLAILMEIITFASYPSRLRKLTNRTRAIHMVEEGADFLQVFEFFREQGFEMAESYGNASRVFRGSVPNGLPFTKDLSYLKGFIMVYNYIQLAVRKGKLEQVPLLFCGKTTLEDMRTLRQLVDEGLVVPPKYLPEQFRDMNALAAWMCFSNFLNHLSLDRIEADYSNIL; via the coding sequence GTGGACGATTACCAGCAGACGATACGCAGCTTGTCCGATCGCATTGTGCTGGCGCAAACACCGATTCGCGTGCTCGACGCCGTGAAGTGGGACGACAACATTCGCCAGGGCTTTCTCAAGGCCAAGGGCAAGGCGATGCCTGCGGTGGACCGCGACTATTACCTGAACCGGCCGCTGTCGTTCGACTCCAGCGCGGTGAAGCTGGAGTTCCAGAACATCGAGCGTGACATCACCCGCCGGCTCGGCCAGTTCAGCCCGGTGGGGCAGATCATGCGCCGCATGTGCCGTGAATATCGCATGGTGGTGCGCATGCTCGAAGCACGCGGCACCGAGGACTTCGGCCTGATCTCCCAGGAACTCTACGGCGCCGCCTCCGACGCCTTCCACGCCGGTGACCCGACCCTGGCCGACCTTGGCCTGATGCTCTCCGACTACCTGAACAATATCGACGGGCGTGGCGACCTCAAGGACGAAGCCAAGACCCTCACCGCCAAAGACGCCGTCGCGCTGTTGCAAACCCGCCTGAACAAGGTGTTTGGCGAGGCCGAGGAAACCATCCGCGTGTTTGAGTCCGACGGTATCGTCGCCGACGCGGCGGCAGGGGCCGACTACATCAAGATCCGCGCCGACGCGATGTTCAACAGCCGTGACGTGCGTGCCCTGGAAGTGCATGAAGGCCTGGTCCACGTCGGCACTACCTTGAACGGCCAGAACCAGCCGATCTGCACGTTCCTGTCCAAGGGCCCGCCGTCGTCCACCGTGACCCAGGAGGGCCTGGCGATCCTGATGGAGATCATCACGTTCGCGTCCTACCCCAGCCGCCTGCGCAAACTGACCAACCGCACCCGCGCCATCCATATGGTGGAGGAGGGCGCCGACTTCCTGCAGGTGTTCGAGTTCTTCCGCGAGCAAGGCTTTGAAATGGCCGAGAGCTATGGCAACGCCAGCCGGGTATTTCGCGGTTCGGTGCCGAATGGCCTGCCGTTTACCAAGGATTTGTCCTACCTCAAGGGCTTTATCATGGTCTACAACTACATCCAGCTGGCCGTGCGTAAGGGCAAGCTGGAGCAAGTGCCGTTGCTGTTCTGCGGCAAGACCACCCTGGAAGACATGCGCACCCTGCGCCAACTGGTCGACGAAGGCCTGGTGGTGCCGCCCAAGTACCTGCCCGAACAGTTCCGCGACATGAATGCGCTGGCGGCGTGGATGTGCTTCTCCAACTTCCTCAACCACCTGAGCCTGGACCGGATTGAGGCGGATTACTCCAACATCCTGTAA
- a CDS encoding alpha/beta hydrolase, with protein sequence MRILGILCLLLTLNGCSSLLFYPEPGLPFTPQKAGLAYRDVTLTTADGVKLHAWWLPAKPGVPLKGTVLHLHGNGGNLAWHLGGSWWLPEQGYQVLLLDYRGYGLSEGKPSLPAIYQDVDAAFSWIDEAPETQGQPLIVLGQSLGGALAVHYLAAHPERQARLKALVLDGVPASYRDVGQFALSTSWLTWPLQVPLSWLVPDADSAINAMPQLTGVPKLLFHSLDDPIVPLANGIRLYQAAPPPRVLQLTRGGHVQTFADKTWQTVMLRYLDDPQHFNGLRRLGEIANYPTSKVD encoded by the coding sequence ATGAGAATCCTCGGCATTCTGTGCCTGCTACTCACACTGAACGGCTGCAGCTCACTGCTGTTCTACCCCGAACCGGGCCTGCCGTTCACACCGCAAAAGGCCGGGCTTGCCTACCGCGACGTCACCCTTACCACCGCCGATGGCGTGAAGTTGCACGCGTGGTGGCTGCCGGCCAAGCCGGGCGTGCCGCTCAAGGGCACGGTGCTGCACCTGCACGGCAACGGCGGTAACCTGGCCTGGCACCTGGGGGGGAGTTGGTGGCTGCCCGAGCAGGGCTATCAAGTGTTACTGCTGGACTATCGCGGGTACGGCTTGTCGGAGGGCAAACCCTCGCTTCCCGCGATCTACCAGGATGTAGACGCCGCCTTCAGTTGGATCGACGAGGCTCCCGAAACCCAGGGCCAACCGTTGATCGTCCTCGGCCAGAGCCTGGGCGGCGCGCTGGCGGTGCATTACCTGGCGGCGCACCCCGAGCGCCAGGCCAGGCTCAAGGCGCTGGTGCTGGACGGCGTGCCCGCCAGTTATCGTGACGTAGGACAATTCGCCCTGAGCACCTCCTGGTTAACATGGCCGTTACAAGTGCCTTTGTCCTGGCTGGTGCCGGATGCCGACAGCGCAATCAACGCCATGCCCCAACTGACCGGCGTGCCGAAACTGTTGTTCCACAGCCTGGATGATCCGATCGTGCCGCTGGCCAATGGCATCCGCCTGTACCAGGCCGCGCCGCCGCCCAGGGTGTTGCAACTGACGCGCGGTGGGCATGTGCAGACCTTTGCCGACAAAACCTGGCAAACCGTGATGCTGCGCTATCTGGATGACCCGCAACACTTCAATGGCCTGCGTCGCCTGGGCGAAATCGCGAACTACCCCACTTCTAAAGTTGATTGA
- a CDS encoding OmpA family protein: MRKQLMIPALLAMSVALAACSTPPNANLENARTNFSALQANPNATKVAALETKDAQDWLDKADKAYRDKEDQKKVDQLAYLTNQRVEVAKDTIVLRESEAKLKNAGDERARALLDARDAQIKQLQDSLNAKQTDRGTLVTFGDVLFATNKADLKSSGLVNINKLAQFLQENPDRQVIVEGYTDSTGSDAYNQSLSERRAASVQVALIKMGVDPRRIVTTGYGKEYPVADNGSVSGRAMNRRVEVTISNDNQPVKPRSSMTN, translated from the coding sequence ATGCGTAAACAATTGATGATCCCTGCCCTGTTGGCGATGAGCGTTGCCCTGGCGGCGTGCTCTACCCCGCCGAACGCGAACCTGGAAAACGCACGAACCAACTTCTCGGCCCTGCAAGCCAACCCGAACGCAACCAAGGTTGCCGCTCTGGAAACCAAGGACGCCCAAGACTGGCTGGACAAGGCCGACAAGGCGTACCGCGACAAGGAAGACCAGAAGAAGGTCGACCAACTGGCCTACCTGACCAACCAGCGGGTTGAAGTAGCCAAAGACACCATCGTGCTGCGCGAGTCCGAAGCCAAGCTGAAAAACGCCGGTGACGAACGCGCCCGCGCCCTTCTGGATGCCCGTGATGCACAGATCAAGCAACTGCAAGACAGCTTGAATGCCAAGCAAACCGATCGCGGCACCCTGGTGACCTTTGGTGATGTGCTGTTCGCCACCAACAAGGCCGACCTCAAATCCAGCGGCCTGGTGAACATCAACAAACTGGCGCAGTTCCTTCAGGAAAACCCTGATCGTCAGGTGATCGTTGAAGGCTACACCGACAGCACTGGCAGCGATGCCTACAACCAGAGCCTGTCGGAGCGTCGCGCCGCGTCGGTGCAGGTCGCGCTGATCAAGATGGGCGTTGACCCGCGCCGCATCGTGACTACCGGTTACGGCAAGGAATACCCGGTTGCCGATAACGGCAGCGTGTCGGGCCGTGCCATGAACCGTCGCGTTGAAGTGACCATTTCCAACGACAACCAGCCGGTCAAGCCACGTTCGTCGATGACGAACTGA
- a CDS encoding DUF4398 domain-containing protein, with product MELKTMKTSTAKSTFNHLRGLKLAALAIGTSFVLAGCAGNPPTEQYAVTQSAVNSAVSAGGTEYAAVEMKSAQDKLKQAELAMHDKNYDEARRLAEQAEWDARVAERKAQAAKAEQAVKDSQKAVDELRKEGMRPAAIQQK from the coding sequence ATGGAGTTGAAGACGATGAAGACCAGCACTGCCAAATCCACGTTTAACCACTTGCGCGGGCTCAAATTGGCCGCGCTGGCAATCGGCACCAGCTTCGTTTTGGCTGGCTGCGCCGGCAACCCTCCGACCGAGCAATACGCGGTGACTCAATCGGCGGTCAACAGCGCTGTGAGCGCCGGCGGCACTGAGTACGCGGCCGTAGAAATGAAGTCGGCCCAAGACAAGCTCAAGCAAGCTGAACTGGCTATGCATGACAAAAACTACGATGAAGCCCGTCGCCTGGCTGAACAAGCCGAGTGGGACGCTCGCGTTGCAGAGCGCAAAGCCCAGGCCGCCAAGGCTGAGCAGGCCGTGAAGGATTCCCAGAAGGCTGTTGACGAGCTGCGTAAGGAAGGCATGCGCCCGGCGGCTATCCAGCAGAAATAA
- the ppc gene encoding phosphoenolpyruvate carboxylase: protein MSDIDARLREDVHLLGELLGNTIREQYGADFLDKIEQIRKGAKADRRGAGDELSSSLNQLQEDELLPVARAFNQFLNLANIAEQYQLIHRRDESQPAPFESRVLPQLLARLQSEGHSNESLARQLGRLEIELVLTAHPTEVARRTLIQKYDAIAAQLALQDHRDLTTAEREQIRQRLQRLIAEAWHTEEIRRTRPTPVDEAKWGFAVIEHSLWHAIPNYLRKADQALHAATGLRLPLEAAPIRFASWMGGDRDGNPNVTAPVTREVLLLARWMAADLYLRDIDHLASELSMQKASPALQAKVGDSVEPYRALLKQLRERLRATRQWAHTALGSSTPAPAEVLQNNRDLLEPLELCYQSLHECGMGVIADGPLLDCLRRAVTFGLFLVRLDVRQDSSRHCAAMTEITDYLGLGRYEDWDEDARISFLMKELANRRPLLPGYFKPSADTAEVLNTCKEIAAAPAASLGSYVISMAGAASDVLAVQLLLKESGVQRPMRVVPLFETLADLDNAGPVIERLLLLPGYRARLQGPQEVMIGYSDSAKDAGTTAAAWAQYRAQERLVDICREQQVELLLFHGRGGTVGRGGGPAHAAILSQPPGSVAGRFRTTEQGEMIRFKFGLPDIAEQNLNLYLAAVLEATLLPPPPPEPAWRHLMDELAADGVSAYRAVVRENPQFVEYFRQSTPEQELGRLPLGSRPAKRRAGGIESLRAIPWIFGWTQTRLMLPAWLGWEAALSKALERGEGELLGQMREQWPFFRTRIDMLEMVLAKADADIARLYDERLVQPDLLPLGAHLRDLLSQACDVVLGLTGQSQLLAHSPDTLEFIRLRNTYLDPLHLLQAELLARSRQQEAAQDSPLEQALLVSVAGIAAGLRNTG, encoded by the coding sequence ATGAGTGATATCGATGCACGCTTGCGTGAGGATGTTCACCTGCTGGGTGAACTGCTGGGCAACACCATTCGAGAGCAGTACGGCGCTGATTTTCTCGACAAGATCGAGCAGATCCGTAAAGGCGCCAAGGCCGACCGCCGCGGCGCCGGCGATGAACTGAGCAGCAGCCTCAACCAATTGCAGGAAGACGAACTGCTGCCGGTGGCCCGGGCGTTCAACCAGTTTCTCAACCTGGCCAATATCGCCGAACAGTACCAGTTGATTCACCGCCGCGATGAGTCGCAACCGGCGCCGTTCGAGTCTCGGGTGTTGCCGCAACTGCTGGCGCGCCTGCAAAGCGAAGGTCACAGCAACGAGTCCCTGGCCCGTCAATTGGGGCGCCTGGAGATCGAACTGGTCCTCACCGCCCACCCCACCGAAGTGGCGCGCCGCACCCTGATCCAGAAATACGATGCCATCGCCGCGCAATTGGCGCTGCAGGACCACCGCGACCTCACCACGGCCGAGCGCGAACAGATCCGCCAGCGCCTGCAACGGTTGATCGCCGAAGCCTGGCACACCGAAGAAATCCGCCGCACCCGGCCCACCCCGGTGGACGAAGCCAAGTGGGGCTTTGCCGTCATCGAGCATTCGTTGTGGCACGCCATCCCCAATTATTTGCGCAAGGCTGACCAGGCCTTGCACGCCGCCACCGGCCTGCGCCTGCCGCTTGAGGCCGCGCCGATCCGGTTTGCGTCCTGGATGGGCGGCGACCGTGATGGCAACCCGAACGTGACCGCGCCGGTGACGCGCGAAGTGTTGTTGCTGGCGCGCTGGATGGCCGCCGATTTGTACCTGCGCGATATCGATCACCTGGCGTCCGAACTGTCGATGCAAAAAGCCAGCCCGGCATTGCAGGCCAAGGTCGGCGACAGCGTCGAGCCCTACCGCGCCTTGCTCAAGCAACTGCGCGAACGCCTGCGCGCCACGCGCCAGTGGGCCCATACCGCGTTGGGCAGCAGTACGCCGGCACCGGCTGAAGTGTTGCAGAACAACCGCGATCTGTTGGAGCCGCTGGAGCTGTGCTACCAGTCGCTGCATGAATGCGGCATGGGGGTGATCGCCGATGGCCCGTTGCTCGACTGCCTGCGCCGGGCCGTGACGTTTGGCTTGTTCCTGGTGCGCCTGGACGTGCGACAGGATTCCAGTCGCCATTGCGCGGCAATGACTGAAATCACCGATTACCTGGGCCTGGGCCGCTATGAGGACTGGGACGAAGACGCACGCATCAGCTTCCTGATGAAGGAACTGGCCAACCGTCGTCCGCTGCTGCCGGGTTATTTCAAACCGTCGGCGGATACCGCTGAAGTATTGAATACCTGCAAGGAGATCGCTGCCGCACCGGCCGCCTCGTTGGGCTCCTACGTCATCTCCATGGCCGGCGCCGCCTCGGATGTGCTGGCGGTGCAACTGTTGCTTAAAGAGTCGGGCGTGCAACGGCCGATGCGCGTGGTGCCGCTGTTCGAAACCCTGGCCGACCTGGATAACGCCGGCCCCGTGATCGAGCGATTGTTGCTGCTGCCGGGTTACCGCGCGCGGTTGCAGGGGCCGCAGGAAGTGATGATCGGCTACTCCGACTCGGCCAAGGATGCCGGCACCACCGCCGCCGCCTGGGCGCAATATCGGGCGCAGGAACGGCTGGTGGACATCTGCCGCGAACAACAGGTGGAACTGCTGTTGTTCCATGGTCGCGGCGGCACCGTCGGGCGCGGTGGCGGCCCGGCTCACGCGGCGATTCTGTCGCAGCCGCCGGGTTCGGTGGCGGGGCGTTTCCGTACGACTGAACAAGGCGAAATGATCCGCTTCAAGTTCGGCCTGCCGGACATCGCCGAACAGAACCTCAATCTTTACCTGGCGGCGGTGCTGGAGGCGACGCTGTTGCCTCCGCCGCCACCCGAGCCTGCCTGGCGGCATTTGATGGACGAACTGGCCGCGGACGGTGTCAGCGCTTACCGCGCCGTGGTGCGGGAAAACCCGCAATTCGTCGAGTATTTCCGCCAGTCCACCCCAGAGCAGGAACTCGGCCGTTTGCCGTTGGGCAGCCGCCCGGCCAAGCGCCGCGCCGGTGGTATCGAAAGCCTGCGCGCCATCCCGTGGATCTTCGGCTGGACCCAGACCCGCCTGATGCTGCCCGCCTGGCTGGGCTGGGAAGCCGCCTTGAGCAAGGCTCTGGAGCGTGGCGAGGGCGAACTGCTGGGGCAGATGCGCGAGCAGTGGCCGTTCTTCCGTACGCGCATCGATATGCTGGAAATGGTGTTGGCCAAGGCCGATGCCGATATCGCGCGTTTATACGATGAGCGCCTGGTGCAGCCCGACCTGTTGCCATTGGGTGCGCATTTGCGCGACCTATTGTCGCAGGCCTGCGACGTGGTGCTTGGCCTGACCGGCCAGTCGCAACTGCTGGCCCATAGCCCTGACACCCTGGAGTTCATCCGCCTGCGCAACACCTACCTCGACCCGCTGCACTTGTTGCAGGCCGAGTTGCTGGCACGTTCGCGCCAGCAGGAAGCGGCACAGGACAGCCCTCTGGAACAGGCGCTGCTGGTCTCCGTGGCCGGTATCGCCGCTGGTTTGCGCAACACCGGTTGA
- the adk gene encoding adenylate kinase gives MRVILLGAPGAGKGTQAKFITEKFGIPQISTGDMLRAAVKAGTELGLIAKSVMDSGGLVSDDLIINLVKERISQQDCKNGFLFDGFPRTIPQAEALVKAGVELDAVVEIAVEDEEIVQRIAGRRVHEGSGRVYHVVYNPPKVEGKDDVTGEDLVQRKDDTEETVRHRLSVYHSQTKPLVDFYQKLSAAQGKPKYSHIPGVGSVEAITAKVLEALK, from the coding sequence ATGCGCGTCATTCTGCTGGGAGCTCCCGGGGCCGGTAAAGGTACTCAGGCTAAGTTCATCACCGAGAAATTCGGCATTCCACAAATCTCCACCGGCGACATGCTGCGCGCGGCCGTAAAGGCCGGCACCGAGCTGGGCCTGATCGCCAAGAGCGTGATGGACAGCGGCGGCCTGGTCTCCGATGACCTGATCATCAACCTGGTCAAGGAACGCATCAGCCAGCAAGACTGCAAGAACGGTTTCCTGTTTGACGGTTTCCCACGCACCATTCCCCAGGCCGAAGCCCTGGTGAAGGCGGGCGTCGAGCTGGACGCCGTGGTCGAAATCGCCGTTGAAGACGAAGAAATCGTTCAGCGCATTGCCGGCCGTCGCGTTCACGAAGGTTCGGGCCGCGTGTATCACGTTGTCTACAACCCGCCAAAGGTTGAAGGCAAGGACGATGTCACCGGTGAAGACCTGGTACAGCGCAAAGACGACACCGAAGAAACCGTGCGTCATCGCCTGTCGGTCTACCATTCGCAGACCAAGCCGCTGGTGGACTTCTACCAGAAGCTGTCCGCTGCCCAGGGCAAGCCGAAGTACAGCCACATTCCTGGCGTTGGCTCGGTGGAAGCGATTACTGCCAAGGTGCTTGAAGCACTGAAATAA
- the tsaB gene encoding tRNA (adenosine(37)-N6)-threonylcarbamoyltransferase complex dimerization subunit type 1 TsaB, producing the protein MSTLLALDTATEACSVALLHDGKVTSHYEVIPRLHAQKLLPMIKQLLEDAGTTLAAVDAIAFGRGPGAFTGVRIAIGVVQGLAFALERPVLPVSNLAVLAQRALREQGALQVAAAIDARMDEVYWGCYRETAGEMRLVGVEAVQPPESSVLPEGAGGDWFGAGTGWGYGERIGVQLAGQDVTMLPHAEDLLTLARFAFERGEAIAADQAAPVYLRDKVAQTKAERGII; encoded by the coding sequence ATGAGCACCCTGCTGGCCCTGGACACCGCGACTGAAGCTTGCTCCGTTGCCTTGCTGCACGACGGCAAAGTAACCAGCCACTACGAGGTGATCCCGCGCCTGCACGCGCAGAAGCTGTTGCCGATGATCAAGCAGTTGCTGGAAGACGCGGGCACCACCCTGGCCGCCGTCGATGCCATCGCCTTTGGTCGTGGCCCGGGTGCCTTCACCGGTGTGCGCATCGCCATTGGCGTGGTGCAGGGCCTGGCGTTTGCGCTGGAGCGGCCAGTATTGCCGGTGTCCAACCTCGCGGTGCTGGCCCAGCGCGCGTTGCGCGAACAAGGGGCCTTGCAAGTGGCCGCAGCCATCGACGCGCGAATGGACGAGGTCTATTGGGGCTGCTACCGCGAAACGGCTGGCGAGATGCGCCTGGTGGGGGTGGAGGCGGTGCAGCCCCCCGAGTCCTCGGTGCTACCTGAGGGCGCCGGCGGTGACTGGTTTGGTGCTGGCACCGGCTGGGGCTATGGCGAGCGTATCGGCGTGCAACTGGCTGGCCAGGACGTCACGATGTTGCCTCACGCCGAAGACCTGCTGACGCTGGCACGCTTTGCTTTTGAGCGGGGCGAGGCGATTGCTGCTGATCAGGCGGCACCGGTTTACCTGCGCGATAAAGTCGCGCAGACCAAGGCGGAACGAGGAATTATTTGA
- a CDS encoding DUF72 domain-containing protein yields the protein MRLPYYLGCPSWSENAWREYLYPADAHSSDYLALYSQVFNAVEGNTTFYARPSAATVQRWADIMPADFRFTAKFPGDISHGGDLREQLPAAQSFVGLMSPLGERVSPLWLQLSASFSPQRLAELAGFIEGLERPMAVEVRHPAFFAKGDAERMLNRLLRDRGVERICLDPRALFSCTSTSAAVLHAQSKKPKVPPRPAALTLFPQVRFIGHPELEANDPFLVPWVEKIAGWIEEGRTPYVFLHTSDNRLAAQLALRFHEKLRERLPGLPALPTLNRTPEVEQLGLL from the coding sequence ATGCGTCTGCCTTACTACCTCGGTTGCCCGTCCTGGAGTGAAAACGCCTGGCGCGAGTACCTGTACCCCGCCGATGCTCACTCCAGCGATTACCTTGCGCTGTATTCCCAGGTCTTCAACGCGGTTGAAGGCAACACCACGTTTTATGCCCGCCCCTCGGCCGCCACGGTGCAGCGCTGGGCCGACATCATGCCCGCAGATTTCCGCTTCACCGCCAAGTTCCCCGGTGATATCAGCCATGGTGGCGATTTGCGTGAGCAATTGCCGGCGGCGCAGAGTTTTGTTGGCTTGATGAGCCCATTGGGTGAGCGGGTTTCACCGCTGTGGCTGCAATTGTCGGCGAGTTTTTCGCCGCAGCGCCTGGCTGAGCTGGCCGGTTTTATTGAGGGCCTGGAGCGTCCGATGGCGGTGGAAGTACGCCACCCGGCGTTCTTCGCCAAGGGCGATGCCGAACGCATGCTCAACCGTTTGCTGCGTGACCGTGGTGTGGAGCGCATCTGCCTCGACCCACGTGCACTGTTCAGTTGCACCTCGACCTCGGCGGCGGTGCTGCATGCCCAATCAAAAAAGCCCAAGGTGCCGCCGCGTCCGGCCGCGCTGACGCTGTTTCCGCAGGTGCGGTTTATCGGCCACCCCGAGCTTGAGGCGAATGACCCCTTCCTGGTTCCCTGGGTAGAAAAAATCGCCGGTTGGATCGAAGAGGGCCGCACACCCTATGTGTTCCTGCACACCTCCGACAACCGCCTGGCCGCGCAACTGGCGCTGCGGTTCCACGAAAAACTGCGCGAGCGCCTACCCGGCCTGCCGGCGCTGCCTACGCTCAATCGCACTCCCGAAGTGGAACAACTGGGGTTACTCTAG